GATTTCTTTGATCTGTTCATCCGACAATGAAGATGTCGTGCCGAAAGAAACAAAGATCACGGAATTTAGTCCCTGTCTGTCGAGCCACTGTAAGGATTTGTGACGATTTCTGAAGTCCCTTTCTTCAGGTACAGATACAAGATTGAATGGGCCTATAGCCCATAGCTTTTCTGCTCCATTCCTCTTCCTTTTCTCGAGCAAATCCAGGTATAAACCCTCTATTTCTCTACACGAGTTGTAAATCTCCCCGGAGAAAATCTTCCTACTCCCGCTCTGCAAATTCAAGAACTCCGCAAATTCCGGCGGGTAATAGCCATCGAGGGATGGAATGTCTTTCAGAATCTCTGCTTCAATTGGTAAATCATCAGGCGAATCCAGGGCTTCCCACGAGGACACAGCGAAAGCCGATATACTCCGGAAACTGTAACAAACAGCATTTTGGAGAGAATCAATGTCCTGGACAACATAAGACATTAAAGAATCGTAAATCACAACTGCCCTTCTGAATGCCCTGGAAATCCCCTCTACGAATCGGTAGACAGGCCCCCGGAGAAGCATGGAAGCCATGAGTGAAGGAAGAATCTGTCCAGGGAATTTCGTTGGTGCATTAGGATCAGGAAGAGGGTTTTCGAAAGGAGTTTGTGGGAATTCGTGGAACTGTATGTTGGAAACGCCTGACGGGTTCCAGCCCTGGACTCTAAGTCGGGCCTGGCGGATGTGGGTGGCGGCGCCGATGTAATAAACGGGAATGTTGCGGGCGGAGACCATGCGGGAGAGGTGGAGGAGCTGGTTGAGATGGCCCTGGGCCGGCAGCGGCACCATCACCACCGCCACATCGGAAGATTGTGTTCTCTTGTAACCATTTTGCTGGGCAGCATGATTGTTGGCCATATTGATTGGACAAGTTTGTTTAGTTAAGAATGGCTGGAGAGGGTTTATGGTACCTTTCCGAACAGTGCCTGAATTTGTAAACCCAATGAAGAAATTGTCACTGCTTTCTGTCGTCTTTTCTGTCACATGCATTACCTGCATTTAAATGAAGAGGATCATAGTCAAGataagattttcttttccGTTTCGGGACAACAGAAAGCAGTCCAATTTCTTcatatatcataatttaagtgaaattacatttaatccCATGAGATAAGGGTCAATCGATGATATATGGATAAGAACACGGTAACACgatacaaaaattgaaaaaaaaaacacaactatatataataatattttttattatatatatttctataaaagtCCTTCTGCCGCCCATctttaatgtaataatatttatgtgtgATTCAAATTTTACAATGGGCTGGATTGATTTAGGATCGGCACAGACCAGTTTGAAAAAGCTCGATTTCGGATCATGATCGGCCTATTGAgttgatttttaaattcaggCTCGGCTCATGGACTAACCTGATTAGacatgttttattattatttttttttggaaattgattttttttaaataattacttaagtttatgcttattttagaaaataaataaataataaattaaattaaataaaatttataactaaaaaaaagagTAGTTAAAACTAcataacttaaataattatttaattaacaagcttataataataaacaagccgaaagaaaaacttaaaaataaactttgaaaaaactaaataaagagtatatgaattaatgtaataaaaatttaatagtaaaacaataaagataaaagttttagattttaaaattttaaaaaacatagtaAGTAGTATagtcaatttaaaataaaataaaataaaataaaataaaaagttacatGTGatgcattatttaaaaaaattagttcaaTTGGGCCAGGCCACTAGCCCGGACCAAGCTGTTTCGGACCACTAGGCTGGACTGGACCAagacatttttttattgggtCAATCCGATCCAGAGTTAGATTAACATAATTCGGCCTACTGTGCACCTTATCGTGTGATTATTGTCATACacctttatttaaaattagaatatatagtttaaaataagatatatcaTATACGTGTTAGCATGAAACTATTGtgtaaaatcaaaaaattattttccatatcctttaattttatttgtatatatatttttttgaaaaaaattatttcctaaATTTCTACAGAACCAAACCtcagtttaaaattaaatgtgttTTCTAAGTATTAgtgtatatatgaaattgtGAGAGGAATGTGGTCCTGTCCAAGAGTAGTCAAATATTGTCTGAAATGAATTCAAACTTTGCTGGGTTCTGAACATGCACGAAACCCACATAAGAACAAATAGAATTCTTACCTGTGCATGCATGAGTTATTAACCCTGATTGAGAGACGTAATTAGTTGAAAAGGAAGTGATTGACGGATGATATGATATTCCGAcagcaaaattatatttcttgtcctaaaattatagattgattagtatttttagttctagaacttatttaatttacacatttgattattttttttgataaatttagttttttggTGACAGTTTCGATCTCGTTCACACTGGAGCATATctcatttttaatcatttaattatagatCGTTTGCATCAAAATCGCCAATGCAGAATCGAATTCGCcgaaaaaaatgaccaaatatGAGATGTTCAAGTCTATATTtgtccaataaaaaaaagtataaatgaagtaagttatataattaaaagggATAGTTGCCTATCCTCTCTGGAGGTTCAATGTAATGATATATA
This region of Sesamum indicum cultivar Zhongzhi No. 13 linkage group LG4, S_indicum_v1.0, whole genome shotgun sequence genomic DNA includes:
- the LOC105159840 gene encoding zeatin O-glucosyltransferase-like, producing the protein MQVMHVTEKTTESSDNFFIGFTNSGTVRKGTINPLQPFLTKQTCPINMANNHAAQQNGYKRTQSSDVAVVMVPLPAQGHLNQLLHLSRMVSARNIPVYYIGAATHIRQARLRVQGWNPSGVSNIQFHEFPQTPFENPLPDPNAPTKFPGQILPSLMASMLLRGPVYRFVEGISRAFRRAVVIYDSLMSYVVQDIDSLQNAVCYSFRSISAFAVSSWEALDSPDDLPIEAEILKDIPSLDGYYPPEFAEFLNLQSGSRKIFSGEIYNSCREIEGLYLDLLEKRKRNGAEKLWAIGPFNLVSVPEERDFRNRHKSLQWLDRQGLNSVIFVSFGTTSSLSDEQIKEIAFGLERSGQKFIWVLRDADKGDIFAGEVRESELPDGFEKRVKERGVVVRDWAPQLEILCHPSTGGFMSHCGWNSCLESISMGVPMATWPLHSDQPGNAVLMTQVLKIGVQVKCWSRQDELVSSLTVETAVRKLMMSEEGDWVRKRAAELGDAVKKSVEGGVIRKEIDSFIDHITA